In Leptospira bourretii, the genomic window AACCTAACACAACATACAGGGGTAATTCGTTATAACAACGAACATGGGGCCTTCTATTTGGAAAATGGACCTCCTATTCTACAACTTTTCTCCATCCGTAAGGTGGGAAATCCATATGAAAATCCCGTTCTATATGATTTGTATTTAAAAAGTAAATCTTGAGATTTTTCCTTTTCCTTCTTACATTTTTAATTTCATTTTCAAGTCCTCTTCGAGCGGGTCTCTTAGAGGAATATTGGAAGGCAGTCCAAAACACAAAAGAAAAGTTTGAAATTTCAGACCATAGTCCCAAACGTTTTAGTTTTCGATTTGGTGCTGATCTTCCCATTGTTTTACATAAAGAATCCTTAAATCATGAAATTTTTTGGTTCTGTCAAAAGTATTTAGACAAATACCATACAAACTACCCCTATCCAAGATTCAAACAGGACATCAGGTCTCACCTAACAGATCATTATGGAGATCCTGCTCAAAATTTTTTAAGTGGAAAACTTTCATTTTCCTGTTTTTCCGGATGGAAAGAAGGAAGTTCTTTATTAAAGCTTTCTTTCTTTTTGAATGATGAAGAATTTTTTCCTTATCGTTGGGATTATTTTGATTCCAAAGGCCAAATGTTTCTCACAGAAGAAGACGAAACAAAGAATGGGAAAAAAGATAGTTTTACCTATTACGCACAAGGAGGTTGTCCAAAAGAAATCACTAAAGATAAAAATGATTTTGGCGGCATGGACGAATGGTGGTACTTTAAAAACTGCCAACTGGTGCGCGTTGAATACGACTCCAACGAAAATGGATTTAGGGAACGAATTTGTTATTATGAAGGCAACAAAGAATCCTATTGTGAAGGTGTAGGAGAAAAAGAAGAGAGAGAAGGAATCCAACTAGAAGCAAATCAAAAATTCCAAGAAGCATTAAAAGCCTATAGAAAGTCTTTAAAAGAATACAAAAAGGAAGTATCCATCGGAACATCTCGCACTTGCACTTTATTAAAAAAAATTGCAAACATTGAATACTCTGAAAGAGACTTTCCTTCCTTTACAAAAACACTTGATGAGTTTTTTTCTTATCGTGCTTGCGAATCCGATTCCCTCGATGTTTTAATTTATAAATCCTATTATTATCTTTATGTCCTAGGTGATTACAAAACGGCAAAAGATAGTTACCAAAAAACTTCTGAAATATATAAAAAAACTCATGGGGAAATTAGTCCTGAAATTTCACTCAATTTAGCCTACGCACAATTTATGGATAAAGATCCAAATTCTTGTTTAGTTAGTTTAGAAAAACTGAATAGCCGTCGGTTGACCGCTTATCCTCGATTTTTTCTCTTTTACTACCGGGGATCTTGTGAACTAAGTCTTGGCCGCTGGGAAGATGCCTATACAAACTTAAAACGAGCACAAATATTGGGTGGAGAAAAAGAATTTTTGCCTGTTGTGTATTATAAATTGGGAAGGGCTTCCTTTGCAACAAACAGAGACCAAGAAGGAAATCTTTGGACCCACCAAGCCTTACTCTATGATTTTGAATTAATCGAAAAAATGAATATTGATCCTCTCTTTGATC contains:
- a CDS encoding tetratricopeptide repeat protein, coding for MRFFLFLLTFLISFSSPLRAGLLEEYWKAVQNTKEKFEISDHSPKRFSFRFGADLPIVLHKESLNHEIFWFCQKYLDKYHTNYPYPRFKQDIRSHLTDHYGDPAQNFLSGKLSFSCFSGWKEGSSLLKLSFFLNDEEFFPYRWDYFDSKGQMFLTEEDETKNGKKDSFTYYAQGGCPKEITKDKNDFGGMDEWWYFKNCQLVRVEYDSNENGFRERICYYEGNKESYCEGVGEKEEREGIQLEANQKFQEALKAYRKSLKEYKKEVSIGTSRTCTLLKKIANIEYSERDFPSFTKTLDEFFSYRACESDSLDVLIYKSYYYLYVLGDYKTAKDSYQKTSEIYKKTHGEISPEISLNLAYAQFMDKDPNSCLVSLEKLNSRRLTAYPRFFLFYYRGSCELSLGRWEDAYTNLKRAQILGGEKEFLPVVYYKLGRASFATNRDQEGNLWTHQALLYDFELIEKMNIDPLFDRFFESPNGISHKRKYYLNKQKKQ